One window of the Anopheles cruzii chromosome 2, idAnoCruzAS_RS32_06, whole genome shotgun sequence genome contains the following:
- the LOC128269091 gene encoding protein scylla-like isoform X2: protein MSANLAAIDELVEEFLKMELISVPPYPGQLGYLGSTKVNDFRTPLMPIPANSNKNSNQSQRHQLQLQHQQQLQQEQQEQLLLLQQRQSQVLLQQQQHQQQQLQQQQQQQQPHHHHSNNNSSDNGSNNNSSSYHHSHHHHHYHQQQQQQQQQQREEEASSENQYPLEPATIALTASPHEDALQKLTQRLECELRSAKQQHLACTEVLLPKDLLHRISSQMFDLSEKEPCGIRGCTIYIEFEDEPDNTRRIATMKTDNTVSTFELYLTLKQDRRGWTSMLPQFLKNLARGSTIIISQEFVLTKNKLYHAYSD from the exons ATGAGTGCGAATTTGGCCGCAATTGACGAACTGGTCGAAGAGTTTCTGAAAATGGAACTCATCTCCGTGCCGCCGTATCCGGGCCAGCTGGGTTATCTAGGATCGACAAAAGTCAACG ATTTCCGTACACCGTTGATGCCAATCCCGGCCAACAGTAACAAAAATTCTAATCAAAGCCAACGCCATCAGCTTcagctgcagcaccagcagcagctgcagcaggaaCAGCAGGAACAGCTCCTGCTactgcagcagcggcaaagCCAGgtgttgctgcagcagcaacagcaccaacagcaacagctgcagcaacagcagcaacagcagcagcc ccatcatcaccatagcaacaacaacagtagcgACAACggtagcaacaacaactcgtcGTCCTACCACCAttcgcaccatcaccaccactaccaccagcagcagcaacaacagcagcagcagcagcgggaggAGGAGGCCAGCAGCGAGAACCAGTATCCGCTGGAGCCGGCGACGATAGCGCTGACCGCGTCCCCGCACGAGGATGCGCTGCAGAAGCTGACCCAGCGGCTGGAGTGCGAGCTGCGAAGcgccaagcagcagcacctggcCTGCACCGAGGTCCTGCTGCCGAAGGATCTGCTGCACCGGATATCGTCCCAGATGTTTGACCTGTCGGAGAAGGAACCGTGCGGCATCCGGGGCTGCACCATCTACATCGAGTTCGAGGACGAACCCGACAACACTCG GCGGATTGCAACCATGAAAACCGACAACACCGTATCGACGTTCGAGCTGTACCTTACGCTCAAACAGGACCGACGGGGATGGACCTCGATGTTGCCACAATTTTTGAA AAATCTGGCACGTGGCAGTACAATAATTATTAGTCAGGAGTTTGTGCTGACAAAGAACAAGCTCTACCATGCCTACTCCGACTAA
- the LOC128269091 gene encoding protein scylla-like isoform X1, translating into MSANLAAIDELVEEFLKMELISVPPYPGQLGYLGSTKVNDFRTPLMPIPANSNKNSNQSQRHQLQLQHQQQLQQEQQEQLLLLQQRQSQVLLQQQQHQQQQLQQQQQQQQPQQRSHLHHHHHHSSHHHHSNNNSSDNGSNNNSSSYHHSHHHHHYHQQQQQQQQQQREEEASSENQYPLEPATIALTASPHEDALQKLTQRLECELRSAKQQHLACTEVLLPKDLLHRISSQMFDLSEKEPCGIRGCTIYIEFEDEPDNTRRIATMKTDNTVSTFELYLTLKQDRRGWTSMLPQFLKNLARGSTIIISQEFVLTKNKLYHAYSD; encoded by the exons ATGAGTGCGAATTTGGCCGCAATTGACGAACTGGTCGAAGAGTTTCTGAAAATGGAACTCATCTCCGTGCCGCCGTATCCGGGCCAGCTGGGTTATCTAGGATCGACAAAAGTCAACG ATTTCCGTACACCGTTGATGCCAATCCCGGCCAACAGTAACAAAAATTCTAATCAAAGCCAACGCCATCAGCTTcagctgcagcaccagcagcagctgcagcaggaaCAGCAGGAACAGCTCCTGCTactgcagcagcggcaaagCCAGgtgttgctgcagcagcaacagcaccaacagcaacagctgcagcaacagcagcaacagcagcagccgcagcagcgcagtcatcttcatcatcaccaccaccacagcagccatcatcaccatagcaacaacaacagtagcgACAACggtagcaacaacaactcgtcGTCCTACCACCAttcgcaccatcaccaccactaccaccagcagcagcaacaacagcagcagcagcagcgggaggAGGAGGCCAGCAGCGAGAACCAGTATCCGCTGGAGCCGGCGACGATAGCGCTGACCGCGTCCCCGCACGAGGATGCGCTGCAGAAGCTGACCCAGCGGCTGGAGTGCGAGCTGCGAAGcgccaagcagcagcacctggcCTGCACCGAGGTCCTGCTGCCGAAGGATCTGCTGCACCGGATATCGTCCCAGATGTTTGACCTGTCGGAGAAGGAACCGTGCGGCATCCGGGGCTGCACCATCTACATCGAGTTCGAGGACGAACCCGACAACACTCG GCGGATTGCAACCATGAAAACCGACAACACCGTATCGACGTTCGAGCTGTACCTTACGCTCAAACAGGACCGACGGGGATGGACCTCGATGTTGCCACAATTTTTGAA AAATCTGGCACGTGGCAGTACAATAATTATTAGTCAGGAGTTTGTGCTGACAAAGAACAAGCTCTACCATGCCTACTCCGACTAA